In Pantoea cypripedii, the DNA window GGCCGGGTCCGGCATTAAAGGCGATGACGGCACTGGCCGATATGCATTTGGTGGTGATGCTGGCGGATACCGCTTCCGTCTCTTTGCTGCCGCAAATTGAAAATGACCGCATGATTGGTCAGCCACTGAATAATAAACGTGGACACTATTTTGTTCTCAACCAGAGCGATAACCGCCGCAATATAAGCCGTGAAGTCACTGCTTTTATGCAGCAGCGTCTGGGGGACAATTTACTGGGTGTGGTGCACCGTGATGAAAGCGTCGCGGAGGCCAATGCGTCTCAGCAATCTGTTTTTGATTTCAGCCCTGCATCTGCGGCAGCGTTTGATATTGAACTGGTGGCCGGACGCGTCTCCAATATCCTGAATATCACCGTCGGTAACGGCGAAGTTCAGGCACCCATTCGCAGTCATTATTAATAGTCTGGCCTTGCCAGACCGCAAATAAAAACAACACAGCTCCGCAGGTGAATCATGAGAAAACTCGGGTTTTACCTGCTGCTGCTGGTGCTTGCACCGGTCGCAGCGGTAATCATCATTACGCCGATGGATAGCCAGAAACAA includes these proteins:
- the bcsQ gene encoding cellulose biosynthesis protein BcsQ — encoded protein: MPLVCVCSPKGGVGKTTMAANLAWSLARAGSKVLAIDFDVQNALRLHFGVPLHDGRGFVARSDEQADWSQSILTTGGNIFVMPYGDVTEEQRERFEERLAKDPHFLRRGLDTVLNYPGLVIIADFPPGPGPALKAMTALADMHLVVMLADTASVSLLPQIENDRMIGQPLNNKRGHYFVLNQSDNRRNISREVTAFMQQRLGDNLLGVVHRDESVAEANASQQSVFDFSPASAAAFDIELVAGRVSNILNITVGNGEVQAPIRSHY